A genome region from Clostridium pasteurianum includes the following:
- a CDS encoding aminotransferase class I/II-fold pyridoxal phosphate-dependent enzyme, translating to MIKVNNRLNNIQEYHFKKIGDMKRKLIKDGKKIIDLGIGDPDIKINPKITEALINALSIKKFNRYPPYSGIDELKLKIIKYYKDIFNVNLKLDEVIITIGSKEGISSIIPSICNIGDYVLVPNPSYQVYTAAAYLWGALPYEIPLTEKNNYLPDFSIIPNHIVQKSKLFFINYPNNPTGATANSDFFKEIVGFCRKKNIVLINDSAYIEIINSRKKPISVLQNNGNENIIELGSFSKTYSMTGFRIGYAVGDRNVIAALSKVKSNIDSGQFMPVQYAASAALDIDREEIKRVIDIYLERKLKAQSILRAKGIKYFNGEGTFYIWCSVPKGYNTDEFCDKLLSKYGVIVTPGYCFGDLGYGFFRLALTTNTLNIETALSNFEDFK from the coding sequence ATGATTAAGGTAAATAACAGATTGAATAATATACAAGAATATCACTTTAAAAAAATAGGTGATATGAAAAGAAAACTTATTAAGGATGGAAAGAAAATAATAGATCTTGGTATTGGTGATCCTGATATCAAAATTAATCCTAAAATAACTGAAGCATTAATTAATGCCTTAAGTATTAAGAAATTTAATAGGTATCCGCCTTACAGTGGTATAGACGAATTAAAGTTAAAGATAATAAAATATTATAAAGATATTTTTAATGTGAATTTAAAGCTAGATGAAGTTATTATTACAATAGGTTCAAAGGAAGGAATAAGTAGTATTATACCTTCAATTTGTAATATAGGTGATTATGTATTAGTTCCAAATCCATCATATCAAGTTTATACAGCAGCTGCTTATTTATGGGGGGCTCTCCCTTATGAAATTCCGCTAACGGAAAAGAATAATTATTTGCCGGATTTTAGTATTATACCAAATCATATAGTACAAAAAAGTAAATTGTTTTTTATTAATTACCCTAATAATCCGACTGGTGCCACAGCTAATAGTGATTTTTTTAAAGAAATAGTAGGATTTTGTAGAAAAAAAAATATAGTCCTGATTAATGACTCTGCATATATTGAAATTATTAATAGTAGGAAGAAACCTATAAGTGTACTTCAAAACAATGGAAATGAAAACATTATAGAACTTGGGAGCTTTTCTAAAACATATAGTATGACAGGATTTAGGATTGGTTATGCTGTAGGAGATAGAAACGTAATAGCAGCACTTTCAAAAGTTAAAAGCAACATTGATTCAGGACAATTTATGCCAGTACAATATGCAGCTTCAGCAGCACTTGATATAGATAGAGAAGAAATTAAAAGAGTTATAGATATATACTTGGAAAGAAAGCTTAAAGCTCAAAGTATACTTAGAGCAAAGGGAATAAAATATTTTAATGGTGAAGGAACCTTTTATATTTGGTGCAGTGTTCCAAAAGGATACAATACAGATGAATTTTGTGATAAACTTTTAAGCAAATATGGAGTTATTGTAACACCTGGATATTGTTTTGGAGATCTTGGATATGGCTTTTTTAGACTTGCACTTACTACTAATACTTTAAATATTGAAACGGCATTGAGTAATTTTGAAGATTTTAAGTAA
- the def gene encoding peptide deformylase codes for MAIRNIRKYGDDLLRKKSRKVDKIDKKLLTLIDDMFETMYKADGVGLAAPQVGILKRLVVIDVGEGPVVLINPEILETKGKAVDVEGCLSIPDEQGKVERPTYVKVKTLNKNGEEVIIEAEDLFARAICHETDHLEGILFVDKLVESEE; via the coding sequence ATGGCTATACGTAATATAAGAAAATATGGTGATGACTTACTTAGAAAGAAAAGTAGAAAAGTAGATAAGATAGATAAAAAATTATTAACACTTATAGATGATATGTTTGAAACAATGTATAAAGCTGATGGTGTTGGACTTGCAGCTCCTCAAGTTGGAATCCTTAAAAGACTTGTTGTAATTGATGTTGGAGAAGGACCTGTAGTACTTATAAATCCTGAAATATTAGAAACAAAAGGAAAAGCCGTTGATGTTGAAGGCTGTTTAAGTATTCCTGATGAGCAGGGAAAAGTTGAAAGACCTACATATGTTAAGGTTAAAACTTTAAATAAAAATGGCGAAGAAGTTATAATAGAAGCAGAAGATTTATTTGCAAGAGCAATATGTCATGAAACTGATCATCTTGAAGGAATTTTGTTTGTTGATAAATTAGTTGAAAGCGAGGAATGA
- the remA gene encoding extracellular matrix/biofilm regulator RemA, with product MDIKLINIGFGNIVSANRLVAIVSPESAPIKRIIQEARDRGMLIDATYGRRTRAVIITDSDHVILSAVQPETVAHRLSTKDGGTNIVDEVEE from the coding sequence ATGGATATAAAATTAATAAACATAGGATTTGGGAATATAGTTTCAGCAAACAGGTTGGTTGCAATAGTCAGTCCAGAGTCTGCTCCAATAAAGAGAATAATACAGGAAGCTAGAGATAGGGGAATGCTAATTGATGCTACTTATGGTAGAAGAACAAGAGCTGTTATAATAACAGATAGTGATCATGTAATATTATCAGCTGTTCAGCCTGAAACTGTAGCTCATAGATTATCAACAAAAGATGGTGGTACAAACATAGTAGACGAGGTAGAAGAGTAA
- the priA gene encoding primosomal protein N' has protein sequence MYNFAGIIINSEVASLDKVFTYEIPEEMKESIKVGQLVKVPFGKSNKKSYGFVFKLYTEIKYGIKTKKIASIENENVLITEKNMRLINEMKRKYLCTYIECIRLLIPTGIMKGMKHKTTDVVYINGNLIPKLKKDPYETIYEVVLKNNGVYNRSQLSKNFELSISSINTMIKHGILKVSQKVLLRCDDKTYNSYDERELNKYQKEAVHEILYSGKRKFLLHGVTGSGKTEVYMYLVKKMLENDKQSIILVPEISLTPQMIERFKGRFGLNVAVFHSRLSEGERYDEWIRVKNGEVKVAVGARSALFLPFKNLGLIVIDEEHEGSYKSESDPKYNAVEVGEMKSIIEDCILVLGSATPSIDTYYKTLKKDYELLTMKERADGALMPEVEIVDMREELRENNKSIFSRKLYSSIAETLEKGDQIILFLNRRGYSTFVSCRKCGYVFKCKNCDVSMTYHNDKGYLICHYCGNTEKIPRVCPKCGSKYVKYFGAGTEKIEREIKRFFPKARTIRMDRDTTTKKDSYERIYNGFKNKEFDVLIGTQMIAKGLDFKDVTLVGVVAADLTLNLPDYRAAERTFQLICQVSGRAGRGNKKGKVIVQTYSPDNYAIKCACKNDYENFFKEEIKLRHDMDYPPFNKLFLLNFSSKNEKLLIKNIQIVGKFLNNEVKEYSNIYVLGPCPSPISKINESYRWQIVLKGNITYELACFIKKSIYELLKKVYNDIRISMDINPLSLL, from the coding sequence ATGTATAATTTTGCAGGTATAATAATAAACAGTGAAGTAGCCTCTCTCGATAAAGTATTTACTTATGAAATTCCAGAGGAAATGAAGGAAAGTATAAAAGTTGGTCAGCTTGTAAAAGTACCTTTTGGTAAATCAAATAAAAAATCATATGGTTTTGTGTTTAAATTGTATACTGAGATTAAGTATGGTATTAAGACAAAGAAGATAGCGTCCATAGAGAATGAAAATGTTCTGATAACTGAAAAAAATATGAGACTTATAAATGAAATGAAAAGAAAGTATTTATGCACGTATATTGAATGTATAAGACTCTTAATACCAACTGGAATTATGAAAGGTATGAAACATAAAACAACTGATGTTGTATATATAAATGGAAATTTGATTCCAAAGTTAAAAAAAGATCCTTATGAAACTATATATGAAGTAGTTTTAAAAAATAATGGAGTATATAATAGAAGCCAACTTAGTAAAAACTTTGAATTATCAATTTCATCTATTAATACAATGATAAAGCATGGAATATTAAAGGTATCTCAAAAAGTTCTTTTAAGGTGTGATGATAAAACTTATAATTCATATGATGAAAGAGAGCTAAATAAGTACCAAAAAGAAGCAGTTCATGAAATACTTTATTCTGGCAAAAGAAAGTTTTTGCTTCACGGAGTTACGGGAAGCGGTAAAACAGAAGTATACATGTATCTTGTAAAAAAAATGCTTGAAAATGATAAACAATCAATTATTTTAGTACCGGAAATATCACTTACACCTCAGATGATTGAAAGATTTAAAGGAAGGTTTGGTTTAAATGTTGCTGTTTTTCACAGCAGATTATCAGAGGGAGAAAGATATGATGAATGGATTAGAGTTAAAAATGGTGAGGTTAAGGTAGCAGTGGGAGCAAGATCTGCGCTTTTTTTACCATTTAAAAATTTAGGACTTATAGTAATAGATGAAGAACATGAGGGAAGCTATAAATCTGAAAGTGATCCTAAATATAATGCCGTAGAAGTTGGAGAAATGAAAAGCATTATTGAGGATTGTATTCTGGTTTTAGGTTCGGCTACTCCTTCAATTGATACATATTATAAAACCTTGAAAAAAGATTATGAGCTTCTTACTATGAAAGAAAGAGCAGATGGAGCATTGATGCCTGAAGTTGAGATTGTAGATATGAGGGAAGAACTCAGAGAAAACAATAAATCAATATTTAGCAGAAAATTGTATTCATCTATTGCAGAAACTCTTGAAAAAGGGGATCAGATAATACTTTTTTTAAATAGGCGTGGATATTCAACCTTTGTATCATGTAGAAAATGCGGCTATGTTTTTAAATGTAAGAATTGTGATGTTTCAATGACATATCATAATGATAAAGGATATTTAATATGTCACTATTGTGGAAATACCGAGAAAATTCCAAGAGTGTGTCCTAAATGCGGCAGCAAATATGTAAAATATTTTGGTGCAGGTACAGAAAAAATAGAAAGAGAAATAAAAAGATTTTTTCCAAAAGCTAGAACTATCAGAATGGATAGAGACACCACAACAAAAAAGGATTCCTATGAAAGAATATATAATGGCTTCAAGAATAAAGAATTTGATGTTTTAATAGGAACTCAAATGATAGCAAAAGGTTTAGATTTTAAGGACGTTACTTTGGTTGGAGTAGTAGCTGCTGATTTAACTTTGAATCTTCCTGATTACAGGGCAGCAGAAAGAACTTTTCAGCTTATATGCCAGGTTAGTGGAAGAGCTGGACGTGGAAATAAAAAGGGCAAAGTTATAGTCCAAACATACTCTCCCGATAATTATGCCATTAAGTGTGCGTGCAAGAATGATTATGAAAACTTTTTTAAAGAAGAGATTAAACTTAGACATGATATGGACTATCCGCCATTTAATAAATTGTTTCTGTTAAACTTTAGTTCTAAAAATGAAAAATTGTTAATAAAAAATATACAAATAGTTGGCAAGTTTTTAAACAATGAAGTTAAAGAATATAGTAATATTTATGTATTAGGTCCATGTCCATCACCTATTTCTAAAATAAATGAATCTTATAGGTGGCAGATTGTTTTAAAAGGTAACATAACCTATGAATTGGCATGTTTTATAAAAAAATCTATTTATGAATTGTTAAAAAAAGTTTATAATGATATAAGGATATCAATGGATATTAACCCACTGAGTTTACTATAA
- the spoIVA gene encoding stage IV sporulation protein A: protein MENFNIYKDIAERTDGDIYVGVVGPVRTGKSTFIKRFMDIMVIPNIDNPHKKERAKDELPQSSSGKTIHTTEPKFVPNEAVDISLDDSIKLKVRLVDCVGYIVKSALGYVEGDKPKMVSTPWFDHEIPFEEAAEIGTKKVIDEHSTIGLVVTTDGSVTGIPREEYVEAEERVVKELKEIKKPFIIILNSAHASDPKTLELKDELEKKYDVSVQVLDVQNMTEEDIVKVFSRVLKEFPIKEINIDMPEWIEKLSAKHWLKDNFLSIVKEMCIKVNKIRDISKVIASYSDMDYLERADMTEMNMGSGVGRIVFTPKSDMFYKVLSEECECDIDGENKLLSIMKDMHEAKVQYDRISDALRDVREKGYGLVAPQLAEMKLEEPKIVKNGTRYEVKLKASAPSFHFIRADIETEVSPILGSERESEELVRSLLEQFENDPSEIWESNMFGKSLEVLVKEGLQKKLYKMPDDVQAKIQKTLEKIINEGNGGLICIIL, encoded by the coding sequence TTGGAAAACTTTAACATATATAAAGACATTGCTGAGAGAACGGATGGGGATATTTACGTTGGAGTTGTAGGACCTGTGAGAACAGGAAAATCTACATTTATTAAAAGATTTATGGATATTATGGTAATACCCAATATAGATAATCCTCACAAAAAAGAAAGAGCTAAGGATGAACTTCCCCAAAGTTCATCAGGTAAAACAATTCATACAACTGAACCAAAATTTGTCCCTAATGAGGCTGTAGATATAAGTTTAGATGATAGCATAAAATTAAAGGTAAGATTAGTGGACTGCGTTGGATATATAGTAAAAAGTGCCCTTGGGTATGTAGAAGGGGATAAACCTAAAATGGTATCAACGCCGTGGTTTGACCATGAAATTCCATTTGAGGAAGCAGCAGAAATAGGAACAAAAAAAGTTATTGATGAACATTCAACTATAGGACTTGTAGTTACTACAGATGGTTCAGTAACAGGTATACCACGAGAAGAATATGTAGAAGCAGAAGAAAGAGTAGTAAAAGAACTTAAAGAAATAAAAAAGCCATTTATTATAATACTTAATTCAGCACATGCATCTGACCCAAAAACACTTGAGCTTAAAGACGAATTAGAGAAAAAATATGATGTTTCTGTACAAGTTTTGGATGTTCAGAATATGACTGAAGAAGATATAGTAAAAGTTTTTAGTAGGGTTTTAAAGGAATTTCCTATTAAAGAAATAAATATAGATATGCCGGAGTGGATTGAAAAATTAAGTGCAAAACATTGGCTCAAAGATAATTTCTTAAGTATTGTAAAAGAAATGTGTATAAAAGTAAATAAGATAAGAGATATTTCTAAGGTTATAGCTTCATATTCAGACATGGATTATTTAGAAAGAGCTGATATGACCGAAATGAATATGGGAAGTGGTGTTGGAAGAATAGTTTTCACACCCAAGAGTGACATGTTTTATAAGGTCTTAAGTGAAGAATGTGAATGTGATATTGATGGTGAAAACAAGCTTTTATCTATAATGAAAGACATGCATGAAGCTAAGGTTCAGTATGATAGAATTTCTGATGCTTTAAGAGATGTAAGAGAAAAGGGTTATGGACTTGTGGCCCCGCAGCTAGCAGAAATGAAATTGGAAGAGCCTAAAATAGTTAAGAATGGAACTAGATATGAAGTTAAATTAAAAGCAAGTGCTCCAAGTTTTCACTTTATAAGAGCTGATATAGAAACGGAAGTTTCACCTATACTTGGAAGTGAAAGGGAAAGCGAAGAACTTGTAAGATCGCTTTTAGAGCAATTTGAAAATGACCCATCTGAAATATGGGAAAGTAATATGTTTGGAAAATCATTAGAGGTATTGGTTAAAGAAGGGCTTCAGAAAAAACTTTATAAGATGCCGGATGATGTTCAAGCTAAAATACAGAAAACACTAGAGAAAATAATAAATGAAGGTAATGGTGGATTAATCTGTATTATACTTTAG
- a CDS encoding YicC/YloC family endoribonuclease: MLKSMTGFGRAFSDDGNLGFNVEIKSVNHRYLDLNIKLPRNLMSLEEKVRKEVASRIKRGKIDIFINQNVHDSNNVNVNLDKSLADSYFKCLKTIKDEFKIVDDISVSLIAKFPDVITVEEKDQDLDEVWNILSRPLDEALDTMVSMREKEGAELKRDIQNKCCNIEKMLTYVEERAPYTVEDYKAKLEQRIKDLLVDKEVDEARIAMEVAIFADKSCIDEEIVRLKSHIVQFKSTLGKNEPVGRKLDFIVQEMNREANTINSKSSDMEIVHSVLDIKNEIEKIREQIQNIE; the protein is encoded by the coding sequence ATGTTAAAAAGTATGACGGGATTTGGCAGAGCTTTCAGTGATGATGGAAACTTAGGATTTAATGTTGAAATTAAAAGCGTAAATCATAGATATTTGGATTTAAATATAAAATTACCTAGAAATCTTATGTCGCTTGAAGAAAAAGTAAGAAAAGAAGTGGCAAGTAGAATAAAAAGAGGTAAGATAGACATATTTATAAATCAAAATGTTCATGATAGCAATAATGTTAATGTTAATTTAGATAAGAGTCTTGCTGATAGTTATTTTAAATGTTTGAAAACAATAAAGGATGAATTTAAAATAGTAGATGATATATCTGTCTCGTTAATAGCAAAGTTTCCTGATGTGATTACTGTAGAAGAAAAGGATCAAGATCTTGATGAGGTTTGGAATATACTTTCAAGGCCACTTGATGAAGCACTTGATACAATGGTTTCTATGCGAGAAAAGGAGGGTGCTGAGCTTAAACGTGATATACAGAATAAATGCTGCAATATAGAGAAAATGCTAACTTATGTTGAAGAAAGAGCACCGTATACTGTAGAAGATTATAAAGCTAAACTTGAACAAAGAATAAAGGATTTACTTGTAGACAAAGAAGTTGATGAAGCTAGGATTGCCATGGAAGTAGCAATTTTTGCCGATAAATCCTGCATAGATGAAGAAATAGTAAGACTTAAAAGCCATATAGTACAATTTAAAAGCACACTTGGTAAAAATGAGCCAGTTGGAAGAAAATTGGACTTCATAGTTCAAGAAATGAACAGAGAAGCTAATACTATAAATTCAAAATCAAGTGATATGGAAATAGTACACTCTGTTCTTGATATAAAAAATGAAATAGAAAAAATAAGAGAACAAATTCAAAACATAGAATAA
- the rpoZ gene encoding DNA-directed RNA polymerase subunit omega, giving the protein MNDSMINPSVVDLKKKTGDRYSLVVVTSKRARQIIAGDKPLIDIDSHKSLTIAINELDQDKINFNLVNEGIK; this is encoded by the coding sequence ATGAACGATTCTATGATTAATCCATCTGTTGTTGATTTAAAGAAAAAAACAGGAGACAGATATTCTCTTGTAGTTGTAACTTCTAAAAGAGCAAGGCAAATAATTGCTGGTGATAAACCACTTATTGATATTGATAGCCACAAATCTCTTACTATAGCTATAAATGAACTAGATCAAGATAAGATAAATTTTAATTTAGTGAATGAAGGAATAAAGTAA
- the fmt gene encoding methionyl-tRNA formyltransferase, producing the protein MKIVFMGTPEFAVPSLEGLIKNYDVKAVLTQPDKPKGRGKKLAMSEVKEVALKNNIPVFQPVKLKNDREVIEKIKEIKPDFIVVVAFGQLLSKEVLDIPKYACINLHASLLPKYRGAAPINWAIMKGETKSGNTTMIMAEGLDTGDMLLSDEVDIKDDMTAGELHDILKDRGAELLLKTIDGFSKGVIKPRKQGDTDTCYASMLSKKLGKINWNDGTKKIYNLIRGLNPWPLTYCEYEDKVMKIHEAKIISSKREGQPGLIVNVDERGIEVNTSDGKILITKIQFPGKKSMNVGEYIKGNSIEKGVILK; encoded by the coding sequence TTGAAAATTGTTTTTATGGGAACACCAGAATTTGCAGTACCATCACTTGAAGGATTAATAAAAAATTATGATGTAAAAGCTGTTTTAACACAGCCAGATAAGCCTAAGGGACGAGGTAAGAAGCTTGCAATGTCTGAAGTCAAAGAAGTGGCACTTAAAAACAATATTCCAGTGTTCCAGCCAGTTAAACTTAAAAATGATAGAGAAGTTATAGAAAAAATAAAAGAAATCAAACCAGATTTCATAGTAGTAGTGGCTTTTGGACAGCTTTTGTCAAAGGAAGTTTTGGATATACCTAAGTATGCATGCATAAATCTTCACGCATCACTTTTGCCAAAATATAGAGGAGCAGCACCTATAAATTGGGCAATAATGAAGGGTGAAACTAAAAGTGGCAATACTACAATGATTATGGCTGAAGGCTTAGACACAGGTGATATGCTTCTTAGTGATGAAGTTGATATAAAAGATGATATGACAGCAGGCGAGCTTCACGATATTTTAAAGGATAGAGGAGCAGAGCTTTTATTAAAAACTATAGATGGTTTTTCAAAGGGGGTAATAAAACCTAGAAAACAGGGAGATACTGATACTTGTTATGCTTCTATGCTTTCTAAAAAACTAGGAAAAATAAATTGGAATGATGGAACTAAGAAAATATATAATCTTATAAGAGGATTAAATCCTTGGCCTCTTACTTACTGTGAGTATGAGGATAAAGTAATGAAAATTCATGAGGCTAAGATTATTAGTAGCAAGAGAGAAGGTCAACCTGGACTTATTGTTAATGTAGATGAAAGAGGAATAGAAGTTAATACCTCTGACGGTAAAATTTTAATTACAAAAATTCAGTTTCCAGGTAAAAAATCTATGAATGTTGGGGAATATATAAAGGGGAACTCTATAGAAAAAGGAGTTATCTTAAAATAG
- the coaBC gene encoding bifunctional phosphopantothenoylcysteine decarboxylase/phosphopantothenate--cysteine ligase CoaBC, producing the protein MKSKNVVIGVTGGIAAYKALDVVSHLKKAGFEVDVIMTNSACKFVAPLSFQSLSGNKVITDMFEEPKSFEIQHISLAKKADIFVVVPATANIIGKVANGIADDMLSTTIMAAYGRCPIAFAPAMNTNMYKNPIVQNNIKKLREYGYRFIDPESGRLACGDVGEGKLADVDLISKTIESMLYEKKDLAGKKVMVTAGPTIAPIDPVRYITNHSTGKMGYAIAEEARDRGAEVTLISGKTNIEPPFGVKFVKVATNAEMLKEVMDNFPKSDIVIKAAAVSDYKVKNYSEIKIKKNDDSLNIEFVKDNDILRKLGQIKKNQILVGFAAESNDLIENARKKLSKKNLDYIVANNILAKDTGFASSENKVVILDRDGGKLELEKMSKRKVAENLFDLLSKKRS; encoded by the coding sequence ATGAAATCTAAAAATGTAGTTATTGGTGTAACTGGAGGTATAGCTGCATACAAAGCACTTGATGTGGTGAGCCATCTTAAAAAAGCTGGTTTTGAAGTAGATGTAATAATGACAAATTCAGCTTGTAAATTTGTAGCACCTTTAAGTTTTCAAAGCTTAAGTGGCAATAAAGTTATAACTGATATGTTTGAAGAACCAAAGTCATTTGAAATTCAGCATATATCATTAGCTAAGAAAGCTGATATATTTGTTGTAGTTCCTGCTACAGCAAATATAATTGGCAAAGTTGCTAATGGAATAGCGGATGATATGCTTTCTACAACTATAATGGCGGCATATGGAAGATGCCCGATTGCTTTTGCACCTGCAATGAATACTAATATGTACAAGAATCCTATTGTGCAAAATAATATTAAAAAACTACGTGAATATGGTTACCGATTTATAGATCCAGAAAGCGGTAGACTTGCTTGCGGTGATGTTGGAGAAGGAAAGCTTGCAGATGTAGATTTAATTTCTAAAACAATTGAAAGTATGTTGTATGAAAAGAAGGATTTAGCTGGGAAGAAAGTCATGGTAACAGCAGGTCCAACAATAGCACCAATTGATCCTGTAAGATATATAACCAATCATTCTACAGGTAAAATGGGTTACGCTATAGCTGAAGAGGCAAGAGATAGAGGAGCTGAAGTAACGCTTATAAGTGGAAAAACTAACATAGAACCTCCTTTTGGAGTTAAATTTGTAAAAGTAGCTACTAATGCTGAAATGCTTAAAGAAGTAATGGATAACTTCCCTAAAAGTGATATAGTTATAAAAGCAGCAGCAGTATCAGATTATAAGGTCAAAAATTACAGTGAAATTAAAATAAAAAAGAATGATGATTCTTTAAATATAGAATTTGTTAAGGATAATGATATATTAAGAAAGCTTGGACAAATTAAAAAAAATCAAATTTTAGTTGGCTTTGCAGCAGAAAGCAATGATTTGATTGAAAATGCACGAAAAAAGCTTTCTAAAAAGAATTTGGATTACATAGTAGCTAATAATATTTTAGCAAAGGATACTGGATTTGCCAGCAGTGAGAACAAAGTTGTGATACTGGACAGAGATGGCGGGAAACTTGAACTTGAGAAAATGTCTAAAAGGAAAGTTGCAGAGAATTTATTCGATTTATTAAGTAAAAAGCGCAGTTAG
- a CDS encoding asparaginase — translation MKKVAVIFNGGTISMKFDNKVKAAVPALSGEEIMSKVTGIEKFADIESFNFSEFPGPHMTPSKMLELSNFIKKILEREDIAGAVVTHGTDSLEETAYFLDLTIKSEKPVVVTGSMRNSSELGYDGPANLSASICTAISEGARHKGVLVCFSDELNSASEATKVHSMHLNAFESPDFGPLGIIDTNKPIFYRDRVYNDYIETDKVEEKVALIKAAAGMNSDFIDFAVQSGYKGIVIEGMGRGNLPPLMVDGVKRAIEKSIPVVLVSRCYKGRVLDSYGYHGGGKELRNLGVIFGDNLPGQKARIKLILALGKTKDVNEIRKIFEEDFYRIYK, via the coding sequence ATGAAAAAGGTTGCAGTAATATTTAATGGTGGTACTATATCAATGAAGTTTGATAATAAAGTAAAAGCAGCAGTTCCAGCTTTATCAGGTGAAGAAATAATGTCAAAAGTAACAGGCATAGAAAAATTTGCAGATATTGAATCGTTTAATTTTTCAGAATTCCCTGGACCACATATGACACCATCAAAAATGCTTGAATTATCTAATTTCATAAAAAAGATTTTGGAGAGAGAGGATATAGCTGGAGCAGTAGTTACTCATGGAACAGATTCACTTGAAGAAACAGCATATTTCCTTGATTTAACTATAAAAAGTGAGAAACCTGTAGTTGTAACAGGCTCTATGAGAAATAGTTCTGAACTTGGATATGATGGACCTGCTAACCTTTCAGCATCAATATGCACAGCAATTTCTGAAGGTGCTAGGCATAAGGGAGTTTTAGTTTGTTTTAGTGATGAACTTAATAGCGCTTCAGAGGCTACAAAAGTACATTCTATGCATCTTAATGCTTTTGAGAGCCCGGACTTTGGACCTCTTGGTATAATTGATACCAATAAGCCTATATTCTATAGAGATAGAGTTTATAATGATTACATAGAAACAGACAAAGTTGAAGAAAAAGTGGCACTAATAAAGGCAGCAGCTGGAATGAATTCTGATTTCATAGATTTTGCTGTTCAAAGTGGTTATAAAGGAATTGTAATTGAAGGAATGGGAAGGGGAAATTTACCGCCTCTTATGGTAGATGGAGTTAAAAGAGCTATAGAAAAATCCATACCTGTTGTTCTTGTTTCAAGATGCTATAAAGGAAGAGTTTTAGACTCATATGGTTATCATGGAGGAGGAAAAGAGCTCAGAAATTTAGGCGTGATTTTTGGAGATAATCTTCCAGGTCAAAAAGCAAGAATTAAACTTATATTAGCTCTTGGAAAAACAAAAGATGTCAATGAAATACGAAAAATATTTGAGGAAGATTTTTATAGAATATATAAATAA
- the gmk gene encoding guanylate kinase — MSKKGLLIVISGPSGAGKGTICKALMKKQEFWLSVSATTRAPRNGEVDGKSYYFLTVEEFKSKISEGGFLEYAEVYGNYYGTPKKSVCDKLDKGEDVILEIDIQGALKVKQNYPEGVFIFILPPSMEELKKRIIGRKSETEESLMTRFKSAYKEINYVSKYNYAVVNDTVDKATEKICSIIKAEKCRVDRIKDNIIDSKEGKIHERFYD; from the coding sequence ATGTCGAAGAAGGGATTATTAATTGTTATTTCAGGGCCTTCCGGTGCCGGTAAGGGAACTATATGTAAGGCTCTTATGAAAAAACAAGAATTCTGGCTATCGGTTTCAGCAACGACTAGAGCTCCTAGGAATGGTGAAGTTGATGGTAAAAGTTATTACTTTTTGACAGTGGAAGAATTTAAGAGTAAAATATCTGAAGGCGGATTCCTAGAATATGCAGAGGTTTATGGTAATTACTATGGAACGCCTAAAAAAAGCGTATGCGATAAATTAGATAAAGGTGAAGATGTGATACTTGAAATAGATATTCAGGGAGCATTAAAAGTAAAGCAAAATTATCCTGAGGGAGTATTCATATTTATACTTCCACCTTCAATGGAGGAACTAAAAAAGCGCATAATAGGCAGGAAAAGTGAAACTGAAGAGTCACTTATGACCAGATTTAAATCTGCGTATAAAGAAATAAATTATGTATCAAAATATAATTATGCAGTTGTAAATGATACTGTAGATAAAGCCACAGAAAAAATTTGTAGTATCATTAAAGCTGAAAAATGTAGAGTTGATAGAATAAAAGATAATATAATTGATTCTAAGGAGGGAAAAATTCATGAACGATTCTATGATTAA